A region of the Phytoactinopolyspora mesophila genome:
GTTCTCGAGTAATTCGACCGCGGCCAGAGCCGTAGCGCCGGTGGCCAGGCCGTCGTCAACCACGACGATCATCCGTCCGCCGAATTCGAGAGATGGTCGTCCGGCCCGGAAGAGTCGTTCCCGGTCCTGTGCTTCCCGTTGAGCGTTGGCGAAGGCGACCTCGGCATCCTGGTCGCGAAGCCGGGATCGACGAATGACGTCGGTGTTGTGAATCCGCAGCCCGGATGCGGTCACCGCGCCTATCGCCAGCTCACGGTGCCAGGGCACGCCCACCTTCCGGACGACGAGCACGTCCAATTCGCCACCGATGACCTCGGTCACGGCAGCGGCCACTACTAC
Encoded here:
- a CDS encoding phosphoribosyltransferase translates to MTGIKMGPWRDREQAGRELGRALLERLGGSPMQPPLVLGLPRGGVVVAAAVTEVIGGELDVLVVRKVGVPWHRELAIGAVTASGLRIHNTDVIRRSRLRDQDAEVAFANAQREAQDRERLFRAGRPSLEFGGRMIVVVDDGLATGATALAAVELLENARPAPERVILAAPVAPPDTAARLASHVDDMVVLRLPADFMAVGEWFDDFTQVDDATVKRLLDGSATI